A stretch of the Vitis riparia cultivar Riparia Gloire de Montpellier isolate 1030 chromosome 13, EGFV_Vit.rip_1.0, whole genome shotgun sequence genome encodes the following:
- the LOC117927741 gene encoding trihelix transcription factor PTL-like, whose protein sequence is MEMGDQYGLPDLRQFMARPSHFPAVPHPTEPYLHHYEAIMVGSHMGEVVVPRGLVDFHGDSATATATPTATATAAATAASVVGVGGLEMECGGVGGDGGNSRWPRQETLTLLEIRSRLDPKFKEANQKGPLWAEVSRIMAEEHGYQRSGKKCREKFENLYKYYKKTKEGKAGRQDGKHYRFFRQLEALYGETSNQASVSETHLAGNTTLLYQTTNNTTINQANQEALQDHKFCESHSFSNSSEFETSSSENNDDDLSAIAYMMNHSMEKKRGVDDGQSYRRVRKSLKGKIKEFVGLHMKKIMDTQEAWMEKMLTTIEHKEQERLSREEEWRKQEAARFDREYKFWASERAWIEARDAALMEALKKFTGKELKLSSPDGLMDKEIQDQNESMEDIVNEVPDDTTYSRWPEQELSSLIHLRTSMESRFQDSGYSEESLWEEIATRMGCLGYERSAMRCKQKWENINIYLNKTTEHSKKRKENLRTCTYFQPLDSYHGQEIVAKQGSENVGLQKNSEDHLSPSNSSVGTTVHGSCLNILLDEEHLWEDYGVKPSMGKNQQVWHK, encoded by the exons ATGGAGATGGGAGACCAGTACGGACTGCCGGATCTGAGGCAATTCATGGCCAGACCTTCTCATTTTCCAGCCGTTCCTCACCCCACTGAGCCCTATCTGCACCACTATGAGGCCATCATGGTGGGTAGCCACATGGGTGAGGTGGTTGTGCCTCGTGGGTTGGTCGACTTTCATGGTGATTCTGCTACTGCCACAGCTACTCCTACTGCTACTGCAACTGCTGCTGCCACTGCTGCTTCCGTTGTGGGTGTTGGTGGGTTGGAGATGGAGTGTGGTGGTGTTGGAGGAGATGGTGGAAATAGTAGATGGCCGAGGCAGGAGACTCTCACTCTACTTGAGATCAGATCTCGGCTTGATCCTAAGTTCAAGGAGGCTAATCAGAAGGGACCTTTGTGGGCTGAAGTTTCTAG GATAATGGCTGAGGAACATGGGTACCAGAGAAGTGGGAAGAAGTGCAGAGAGAAGTTTGAGAACCTGTACAAGTATTATAAGAAAACTAAAGAAGGTAAAGCCGGAAGACAGGATGGGAAGCACTATAGGTTCTTCCGGCAACTTGAAGCACTCTATGGAGAAACAAGCAATCAAGCGTCAGTTTCAGAAACCCATCTTGCTGGGAACACTACTCTTCTTTATCAGACTACAAACAACACCACCATTAACCAAGCAAATCAAGAAGCTTTGCAAGACCACAAGTTCTGTGAGAGCCATAGTTTCTCTAACTCATCTGAatttgagacttcatcttcagAAAACAATGATGATGATCTTTCAGCTATTGCCTACATGATGAACCATTCCATGGAGAAGAAAAGAGGGGTAGATGATGGACAAAGTTACAGGAGGGTCAGGAAGagtttgaaaggaaaaataaaggaatttgtGGGCCTCCACATGAAGAAGATAATGGACACACAAGAGGCATGGATGGAGAAGATGCTGACAACTATCGAGCATAAAGAGCAGGAAAGGTTGTCCAGAGAGGAGGAATGGAGGAAGCAAGAGGCAGCTCGGTTCGATCGAGAATATAAATTCTGGGCTAGTGAGAGAGCATGGATTGAAGCCCGAGATGCTGCACTCATGGAGGCTCTGAAGAAATTTACAGGGAAAGAACTAAAATTGTCGTCTCCAGACGGGCTAATGGACAAGGAAATTCAAGACCAGAACGAAAGCATGGAGGACATTGTAAATGAAGTACCTGATGACACTACTTACAGTAGATGGCCAGAACAAGAGCTCTCAAGTTTGATACATCTGAGGACCAGTATGGAATCTAGATTTCAAGACAGCGGGTATTCAGAAGAAAGCCTGTGGGAGGAGATTGCCACAAGAATGGGTTGTTTGGGCTATGAGCGAAGTGCAATGAGGTGTAAACAGAAATGGGAGAACATCAACATCTACTTAAACAAGACCACCGAGCACAGCAAGAAGCGCAAAGAGAATTTGAGAACCTGCACTTACTTTCAGCCACTGGACTCCTATCATGGCCAGGAAATCGTGGCCAAACAAGGCTCTGAGAATGTAGGACTTCAGAAGAACAGTGAGGATCATCTTTCACCTTCTAACTCCAGCGTGGGTACCACAGTGCATGGTAGCTGCTTGAACATCCTGCTTGATGAAGAACACTTGTGGGAAGATTATGGTGTGAAGCCGAGTATGGGGAAAAACCAGCAAGTCTGGCACAAGTAA